A region from the Paraburkholderia youngii genome encodes:
- a CDS encoding thiolase domain-containing protein gives MSLNGAAYIVGAYEHPTRKADELSVLRLHADVAKGALDDAGLTKDDIDGYFCAGDAPGLGTTTVAEYLGLKLRHVDSTECGGSAPILHVAHAAEAIKAGRCNVALITLAGRPRAAGAALSLKAPDPDAPEVQFELPFGPATQNLYGMVAKRHMYEFGTTSEQLAWIKVAASHHAQHNPNAMLRNVVTVEDVINSPMVSDPLHRLDCCVMSDGGGALIVARPEIAKKLNRPLVKVRGTGEAPKHAAGGKIDLSWSATKWSGAAAFAEARLTPEDIKYASLYDSFTITVLMQLEDLGFCKKGDGGKFVMDGNLISGVGKLPFNTDGGGLCNNHPANRGGVTKVIEAVRQLRGEAHPAVQVKDCDIALANGIGGALASRHTAGTLIMERE, from the coding sequence ATGAGCCTGAACGGAGCAGCTTATATCGTCGGGGCTTACGAGCACCCGACGCGCAAGGCCGACGAACTGTCGGTGCTGCGCCTGCACGCCGATGTGGCAAAGGGCGCACTCGACGACGCGGGCCTGACCAAGGACGACATTGACGGCTACTTCTGCGCCGGTGACGCGCCTGGCCTCGGCACCACGACAGTCGCCGAATACCTCGGCCTCAAGCTTCGCCACGTCGATTCGACCGAATGCGGCGGCTCCGCGCCGATCCTTCACGTCGCGCACGCGGCCGAAGCGATCAAGGCCGGCCGTTGCAACGTGGCGCTGATCACGCTAGCGGGCCGTCCGCGCGCAGCAGGCGCCGCGCTGTCGCTGAAGGCGCCGGACCCGGACGCGCCGGAAGTGCAGTTCGAGCTGCCGTTCGGGCCGGCTACGCAGAACCTGTACGGCATGGTCGCGAAGCGTCACATGTACGAATTCGGCACTACGAGCGAACAACTCGCATGGATCAAGGTGGCGGCCTCGCACCACGCGCAGCACAACCCGAACGCGATGCTGCGCAATGTCGTGACCGTCGAGGACGTCATCAATTCGCCGATGGTGTCCGATCCGCTGCATCGACTGGACTGCTGCGTGATGAGCGACGGCGGCGGTGCGTTGATCGTCGCGCGTCCGGAGATCGCAAAGAAGCTCAACCGTCCGCTCGTCAAGGTACGGGGCACGGGCGAGGCGCCCAAGCACGCGGCCGGCGGCAAGATCGACCTGAGCTGGTCGGCGACGAAGTGGTCGGGCGCGGCCGCGTTCGCCGAGGCTCGCCTCACGCCGGAGGACATTAAGTACGCGTCGCTGTACGACAGCTTCACGATCACAGTGCTCATGCAGCTCGAAGACCTCGGCTTTTGCAAGAAGGGGGACGGCGGCAAGTTCGTGATGGACGGCAACCTGATTTCGGGCGTCGGCAAGCTGCCGTTCAACACCGATGGCGGTGGTCTGTGCAACAACCATCCCGCGAACCGCGGTGGCGTCACGAAGGTGATCGAGGCCGTGCGCCAACTGCGCGGCGAGGCTCATCCGGCCGTGCAGGTCAAAGATTGCGATATCGCGCTCGCGAACGGTATCGGCGGCGCGCTGGCGTCGCGTCACACCGCGGGCACGCTGATCATGGAACGGGAGTAA
- a CDS encoding RraA family protein, which translates to MADQNVQRLRRLDCCAVSDALDKLKLSGVVSGLPQRAGAGRVAGRAITVKLGTGEAPPGPPVHLGCTAVEQADGENVIVIEQSSGVEAGCWGGLLSLAAKVRGVAGVVADGPVRDIDEAVAYELPVFSRSTTARTARGRVVEKGTNIPVQIGDVRVEAGDYVVADNSAAIFIRAADIEAVLEVAEMIVNKEAAMAKAILAGTPVGRVMGGNYEHMLK; encoded by the coding sequence ATGGCTGACCAAAACGTACAGCGCCTGCGCCGGCTCGATTGCTGCGCCGTCTCGGACGCGCTCGACAAACTCAAGCTGAGCGGCGTGGTGAGCGGTTTGCCGCAACGCGCCGGTGCGGGCCGCGTCGCGGGCCGCGCGATCACCGTCAAGCTTGGCACGGGCGAAGCGCCCCCGGGGCCGCCGGTGCACCTTGGTTGCACGGCTGTCGAACAGGCCGACGGCGAGAACGTGATCGTCATTGAGCAGAGTAGCGGCGTGGAAGCCGGTTGCTGGGGCGGTCTGCTGTCGCTGGCGGCGAAGGTGCGCGGCGTGGCCGGCGTGGTCGCGGACGGCCCGGTGCGCGACATCGACGAAGCCGTGGCCTATGAACTGCCCGTGTTCAGCCGCTCGACGACGGCTCGCACCGCGCGCGGCCGCGTGGTCGAGAAGGGCACGAATATTCCGGTGCAGATCGGTGACGTTCGCGTGGAAGCCGGCGACTACGTCGTGGCGGACAACAGCGCCGCGATTTTCATTCGCGCAGCCGACATCGAAGCCGTGTTGGAAGTTGCCGAAATGATCGTCAACAAGGAGGCCGCGATGGCCAAGGCGATTCTGGCCGGCACGCCGGTCGGGCGGGTGATGGGCGGCAACTACGAGCATATGCTCAAGTAA
- a CDS encoding Zn-ribbon domain-containing OB-fold protein: MSTTQSTTGTPAQGAAPAARPAAKPAGPRRIHAPRVLPEAMPFWVAAKEGRLLIKRCKDCGETHYYPRDICPHCMSSNTEWFDSKGLGAVYSFSTMGKDEARYTLAYVTLDEGVTMLTNLVDCDPAALSVGQRVKLVFKPSEGEYPVPMFTPA; encoded by the coding sequence ATGAGCACAACCCAATCGACCACCGGCACACCGGCTCAGGGCGCGGCGCCTGCTGCCAGACCCGCCGCGAAGCCCGCTGGCCCGCGCCGCATCCACGCGCCGCGCGTGCTACCCGAGGCCATGCCGTTCTGGGTCGCCGCGAAGGAAGGGCGCCTGCTTATCAAGCGCTGCAAGGACTGCGGTGAAACGCATTACTACCCGCGCGACATCTGCCCGCACTGCATGAGTTCGAACACCGAATGGTTCGATTCGAAGGGGCTGGGCGCGGTCTATTCGTTCAGCACGATGGGCAAGGACGAGGCGCGCTACACGCTCGCCTACGTGACGCTCGACGAAGGCGTGACGATGCTGACCAATCTGGTCGACTGCGATCCCGCGGCGCTCTCGGTTGGCCAGCGCGTGAAGCTCGTCTTCAAGCCGAGCGAAGGCGAATACCCCGTGCCAATGTTCACGCCGGCCTGA
- a CDS encoding enoyl-CoA hydratase/isomerase family protein: MSEMAPGQAPELVVNGREAVITLRRPQVANRLEFSDLETIRGYLREVNAMEQVLVLHLRAEGRHFCSGFNIRCVGAGNIGEAFEALAGELETARPVTIAAVNGGVYGGATDLALACDFRYGVTHSQMFVPAAKLGLLFYQGGLHRYVSRLGVNVAKRLLLTGASFDAGQMRDCGFLDEVVEPARLEEVTGALGAQLGGMAPLALLGMKKHLTRIAAGRFDAVGYAQDLARADASDDLREGALAWQEKRAPAFKGR; this comes from the coding sequence ATGAGCGAGATGGCACCGGGCCAGGCGCCGGAATTGGTGGTCAATGGCCGCGAGGCCGTCATCACGCTGCGCCGTCCACAGGTCGCGAACCGCCTTGAGTTCTCCGATCTCGAGACGATTCGCGGCTACCTGCGCGAAGTGAATGCGATGGAGCAAGTGCTCGTTCTGCATCTGCGCGCCGAGGGCAGGCATTTCTGCTCGGGCTTCAATATCCGCTGCGTCGGCGCCGGCAATATCGGCGAAGCCTTCGAGGCCCTCGCGGGAGAACTGGAAACCGCGCGGCCGGTGACGATCGCTGCTGTGAACGGCGGCGTCTATGGCGGCGCGACGGATCTCGCTCTGGCCTGCGATTTTCGCTATGGCGTCACGCATTCGCAGATGTTCGTGCCGGCCGCGAAGCTCGGTCTGCTGTTCTATCAGGGCGGACTGCACCGCTATGTTTCGCGTCTTGGCGTGAACGTGGCCAAGCGTCTGCTGCTCACGGGCGCGAGCTTCGATGCCGGGCAGATGCGCGATTGCGGCTTCCTCGACGAGGTGGTCGAACCCGCGCGTCTGGAAGAGGTGACCGGTGCATTGGGCGCGCAACTGGGTGGCATGGCGCCGCTCGCGCTGCTCGGCATGAAGAAGCATCTGACGCGCATCGCGGCGGGTCGCTTCGATGCTGTCGGTTACGCGCAGGATCTGGCTCGCGCCGATGCGTCCGACGATCTGCGCGAGGGTGCGCTGGCCTGGCAGGAAAAGCGCGCGCCCGCATTCAAGGGGCGCTGA
- a CDS encoding DODA-type extradiol aromatic ring-opening family dioxygenase, producing MARLVAGFGSSHSIMLVCQREDWQHGFKQVDPKNPHYFDRLGNPTTYEALLKIAPTDSEAMVSAERMGERYDQAEAAMDEVRDRIRAAKLDVLLVVGDDQTELFRTTNNPTFAIYYGDTIRNAKREVSPNANWYARARTMRQEPDADVHYPVKADMARWLIRELCDRDFDIAAMDGLERDQYEGHAFSFIHRRYLQGLDLPVIPVIINTFDPPNQPTPRRCIQLGRALRELIEAYPEDLRVGVLASGGLSHFVVDEDLDTGIIDAIRRKDSEWLAALDPKKLQAGSSEIRNWIIGVEALKSLELEWVHYVPGYRTAALTGTGLAFAAWHTLD from the coding sequence ATGGCACGACTGGTCGCCGGATTCGGTTCATCGCACAGCATCATGCTGGTTTGCCAGCGCGAAGACTGGCAGCATGGTTTCAAGCAGGTCGATCCGAAGAATCCGCATTACTTCGATCGCCTCGGCAACCCCACGACTTATGAAGCGCTGCTCAAGATCGCCCCGACGGATTCCGAGGCGATGGTGTCGGCCGAGAGGATGGGCGAGCGCTACGATCAGGCCGAAGCCGCCATGGACGAAGTGCGCGATCGTATCCGCGCGGCGAAACTCGACGTGCTGCTCGTGGTCGGCGACGACCAGACCGAACTGTTTCGCACGACCAACAACCCTACATTCGCGATCTACTATGGCGACACGATCCGCAACGCGAAGCGCGAGGTGAGCCCGAACGCGAACTGGTATGCGCGCGCTCGCACGATGCGCCAGGAGCCCGATGCCGACGTGCACTACCCCGTTAAGGCCGACATGGCGCGCTGGCTGATCCGCGAACTGTGCGACCGCGATTTCGACATCGCGGCGATGGACGGTCTCGAGCGCGACCAGTACGAGGGCCATGCGTTCTCATTCATTCACCGCCGCTATTTGCAGGGTCTCGACCTGCCAGTGATTCCGGTGATCATCAACACGTTCGATCCGCCTAACCAGCCCACGCCGCGCCGCTGCATCCAGCTCGGCCGGGCGCTGCGCGAGCTGATCGAGGCCTATCCGGAAGACCTGCGAGTGGGCGTGCTGGCTTCCGGTGGCCTGTCGCACTTCGTCGTGGACGAGGACCTCGACACCGGCATCATCGATGCAATCCGCCGCAAGGACAGTGAATGGCTGGCCGCGCTGGATCCGAAGAAGTTGCAGGCTGGCAGCTCGGAGATCCGTAACTGGATCATCGGCGTAGAGGCACTGAAGTCACTCGAGCTCGAATGGGTCCACTACGTGCCCGGTTACCGCACGGCGGCCCTGACCGGCACGGGCCTCGCTTTCGCGGCCTGGCATACGCTCGACTGA
- a CDS encoding acyl-CoA dehydrogenase family protein translates to MKLEFSAEDQAFRSEVREFVKNNLSPRLKRKAELGLRIEREDYVEWYTLLYEKGWIAPSWKKEHGGPGWTHVQRYIFDEETLLGGAPRIVASGINMLGPVLNEFGTPEQKAKYIPKILRSETWWAQGFSEPGAGSDLAAVRTTAVLATDDEGEHFIVNGHKVWTSYAHWCDMMFALVRTDPSAKPQEGISFLLIDMHAPGVQVRPIKMLEGGTDLNEVYLDNVRVPKENLVGELNKGWTYGKFLLGHERTGIAGIGSCKQQLARAKYLAKQIGLEDDPLLQSRISRFEVELMALEFTGLRMLSANQSSRVPTVEAPMLKVRGTELRQGIYALLTEIAGPFAVPFDEQAMLDAAGYDGPSPDELIAVAANYFDARKASIYGGTNEVQRNLISRAFFNA, encoded by the coding sequence CGCGTCTGAAGCGCAAGGCCGAGCTCGGCCTGCGCATCGAGCGCGAGGATTATGTCGAGTGGTACACGTTGCTGTACGAGAAGGGCTGGATCGCGCCGTCGTGGAAGAAAGAACATGGTGGACCGGGCTGGACGCACGTGCAGCGCTACATCTTCGACGAAGAAACGCTGCTGGGCGGCGCGCCTCGGATCGTGGCGAGCGGCATCAACATGCTCGGCCCGGTGCTCAACGAATTTGGCACACCTGAGCAAAAAGCGAAGTACATCCCGAAGATCCTGCGCAGCGAAACATGGTGGGCGCAGGGCTTCTCGGAGCCGGGCGCGGGCTCGGACCTCGCGGCGGTGCGCACGACGGCCGTGCTTGCCACGGACGATGAAGGCGAGCACTTCATCGTCAACGGCCACAAGGTCTGGACCTCGTACGCTCACTGGTGCGACATGATGTTCGCGCTCGTGCGGACCGATCCGAGCGCGAAGCCCCAGGAAGGCATCTCGTTTCTGTTGATCGACATGCATGCGCCGGGCGTCCAGGTTCGCCCGATCAAGATGCTCGAAGGCGGTACCGACCTCAACGAGGTCTACCTCGACAATGTGCGCGTGCCGAAGGAAAACCTCGTCGGCGAACTGAACAAGGGATGGACCTACGGCAAGTTTCTGCTCGGCCATGAGCGCACCGGTATCGCTGGCATCGGCTCGTGCAAGCAGCAGCTGGCCCGAGCCAAGTATCTCGCGAAGCAGATCGGCCTCGAAGACGATCCGCTGCTCCAGTCGCGCATCAGCCGTTTCGAAGTCGAGCTGATGGCGCTCGAATTTACGGGCCTGCGCATGCTGAGCGCGAATCAGTCGAGCCGCGTGCCTACGGTTGAGGCGCCGATGCTCAAGGTTCGCGGCACGGAGCTGCGCCAGGGCATCTACGCACTCCTGACAGAAATCGCCGGTCCTTTTGCAGTGCCGTTCGACGAGCAGGCCATGCTCGATGCAGCCGGCTACGACGGCCCGAGCCCGGACGAACTGATCGCGGTCGCGGCGAACTACTTCGACGCTCGCAAAGCGTCGATCTACGGCGGGACCAACGAAGTGCAGCGCAATCTGATTAGCCGCGCGTTCTTCAATGCTTGA
- a CDS encoding acyl-CoA dehydrogenase family protein, giving the protein MDFSLTEDHVTLQDAVRRFCDGEYPAHLRGNAEDRELAARRRHGLAEMGVTGLVIDADHGGSGCGAVETMLVAQQLGRALGGAGWLASGLPAATLIGSAGSDEQKVTWLEAVVRGEEVLAFAVSETESRYDVTRLAVPATETGDGWKINGTKTIVFDAAIAGAFVVAVRTSGQRGDRQGLSLFLVDAKAPGISLRNFETIDAREAAHVTFANVLVTKADLIGSPGAAHDLIEAALDRANAALVAESVGVLEALLEHTSEHLSTRTQFGAPLAKFQALQHRVADMLISLEQSKSMACAAAMAVDGNDPDRRRRFVSAAKAYVGDACRTAGEWGIQLHGGMGMTEECRVGHYAKRMFAINMTYGDASWHLQRFTSQRLAQEEA; this is encoded by the coding sequence ATGGATTTTTCTCTGACTGAAGATCACGTCACGCTGCAAGACGCCGTGCGCCGCTTCTGCGATGGCGAATATCCCGCGCATCTGCGTGGCAACGCCGAGGACCGCGAACTTGCCGCCAGGCGTCGCCATGGGCTGGCCGAGATGGGCGTGACCGGCCTCGTGATCGACGCCGATCACGGCGGCAGCGGTTGCGGTGCGGTGGAAACGATGCTGGTCGCGCAGCAGTTGGGCCGCGCGCTCGGCGGAGCGGGCTGGTTAGCGAGCGGGCTGCCGGCTGCCACGCTGATCGGCTCGGCCGGCAGCGACGAACAGAAGGTCACATGGCTCGAAGCCGTGGTAAGAGGCGAGGAGGTGCTGGCGTTCGCCGTTAGCGAGACCGAGTCGCGTTACGACGTCACGCGTCTGGCTGTGCCAGCAACCGAAACCGGCGACGGCTGGAAGATCAACGGCACGAAGACCATTGTATTTGACGCCGCCATCGCTGGTGCCTTCGTGGTGGCCGTGCGTACCTCGGGCCAGCGCGGCGACAGGCAAGGCCTGAGTCTGTTCCTCGTGGACGCGAAGGCGCCCGGCATCAGCCTGCGCAACTTCGAGACAATCGACGCACGTGAAGCCGCGCACGTCACGTTCGCCAATGTGTTGGTGACCAAGGCCGATCTGATCGGTTCGCCCGGTGCGGCCCACGACCTCATCGAAGCTGCCCTCGACCGCGCGAACGCCGCGCTGGTGGCGGAGTCGGTCGGCGTGCTCGAAGCACTGCTCGAACACACGTCCGAACACCTGAGCACACGCACACAGTTCGGCGCGCCACTCGCGAAGTTCCAGGCGCTTCAACACCGGGTGGCCGACATGCTGATCTCGCTCGAACAGAGCAAGTCGATGGCCTGCGCCGCCGCGATGGCCGTGGATGGGAACGATCCTGACCGGCGCCGCCGTTTCGTGTCGGCGGCGAAGGCCTATGTCGGCGACGCATGCCGAACAGCGGGCGAATGGGGCATCCAGCTGCACGGCGGCATGGGCATGACCGAAGAGTGCCGCGTCGGCCATTACGCTAAGCGCATGTTCGCGATCAACATGACCTATGGCGACGCGAGCTGGCATCTGCAGCGCTTCACTTCGCAGCGTCTTGCACAGGAGGAAGCATGA
- a CDS encoding 4-carboxy-4-hydroxy-2-oxoadipate aldolase/oxaloacetate decarboxylase has translation MSATNNVKEHDSSTTIRTDFERVDAKVVEAARNVPAAALHEAGGKIGVLPTSIKPVAPGFRICGTAFTVHSPGGDNLWLHRAILAAKPGDVLVVYANGAYDHGYWGEVMTTAAKVRGLVGLVIDGCVRDADLLEQIGFPVFSRGLSIRGTGKDYGAIGWLNAPVLLGNTTIEPGDLIVGDRDGVVAVPRARASEVVAKAAQREIDEAAICKRIEAGETTMQIYGFH, from the coding sequence ATGAGCGCCACGAACAACGTCAAGGAACACGATTCGTCGACGACGATTCGCACCGATTTCGAGCGCGTCGACGCGAAGGTCGTCGAAGCCGCGCGCAACGTGCCGGCAGCCGCATTGCACGAGGCCGGCGGCAAGATCGGCGTGCTGCCGACTTCGATCAAGCCGGTCGCGCCGGGCTTCCGGATCTGCGGCACGGCATTCACCGTGCATTCGCCGGGCGGTGACAACCTTTGGCTGCACCGTGCCATCCTCGCGGCCAAGCCGGGCGACGTACTCGTCGTCTACGCGAACGGTGCGTACGATCATGGCTATTGGGGCGAGGTCATGACCACGGCGGCCAAGGTGCGTGGTCTTGTGGGCCTCGTCATCGACGGCTGCGTGCGCGATGCCGACCTGCTGGAACAGATCGGCTTCCCGGTGTTCTCACGCGGTCTGTCGATTCGCGGCACGGGCAAGGACTATGGCGCGATCGGCTGGCTCAATGCGCCGGTGCTGCTCGGCAACACGACGATCGAGCCCGGCGACCTGATCGTCGGCGACCGCGACGGCGTGGTTGCGGTACCGCGGGCTCGTGCGTCCGAAGTGGTCGCGAAAGCCGCGCAGCGCGAAATCGATGAAGCGGCAATCTGCAAGCGCATCGAGGCCGGAGAGACCACGATGCAGATCTACGGCTTTCACTGA
- a CDS encoding CaiB/BaiF CoA transferase family protein yields the protein MSADFKQQHGRHDPKKGPLSRFTIIDASRVRAGPTAMRVFADMGARVIKLEIPPGAPGGDDMIGGRDHNRADYENLHRNKESLTLNMKDPAGLGILRELVKRADVFIENFRPDVKDRLGIGYETLRAINPRLVYASISGFGQDGPYAKWPGFDSIAQGMGGLMSLTGKPGEGPMRVGIPIADLCSGHFCAQAIMTALLEREASGEGQWVQTSLLEAQIAMLDFQAAQWLVDKKVPQQVGNEHPLTVPTGVFPTSDGFLNLAAIGNAMFGRLCEALGLQQLVGQPGYESDPARVENRDAVNKAVGDVFLTRTTREWTELLIKVGVPCGPIYKVNEVFDDPQVKHLGVAWPADVPGKGEVSFVGTPFRLSRYPRAQTPRLAPEQGEHTQAILNELGYDDQQIEQWRSAFVV from the coding sequence ATGTCAGCCGATTTCAAGCAACAGCACGGCCGCCACGATCCGAAGAAAGGTCCGCTGTCGCGTTTCACGATCATCGACGCCTCGCGCGTACGCGCGGGCCCCACGGCCATGCGCGTGTTCGCGGACATGGGCGCGCGCGTGATCAAGCTGGAGATTCCGCCAGGCGCGCCGGGCGGCGACGACATGATCGGCGGGCGCGACCATAACCGCGCCGACTATGAGAATCTGCACCGCAACAAGGAAAGCCTGACGCTGAACATGAAGGACCCGGCCGGCCTCGGGATTCTTCGCGAGCTGGTCAAGCGTGCGGACGTCTTCATCGAGAACTTCCGCCCCGACGTCAAGGATCGCCTCGGCATCGGCTACGAAACGCTGCGCGCCATCAATCCGCGCCTCGTTTATGCAAGCATTTCGGGCTTCGGTCAGGATGGCCCCTATGCGAAGTGGCCCGGCTTCGACTCCATCGCACAGGGCATGGGCGGCTTGATGAGCCTCACCGGCAAGCCGGGCGAAGGCCCGATGCGCGTCGGCATCCCGATTGCAGACCTGTGCTCGGGGCACTTCTGCGCGCAGGCGATCATGACCGCGCTGCTCGAGCGCGAAGCTTCGGGCGAGGGCCAGTGGGTGCAGACCTCGCTGCTCGAAGCGCAGATCGCGATGCTCGACTTCCAGGCCGCGCAGTGGCTGGTGGACAAAAAGGTGCCGCAGCAGGTCGGCAACGAGCATCCGCTCACGGTGCCAACCGGCGTGTTCCCGACCAGCGATGGCTTCCTGAACCTGGCCGCGATCGGCAATGCGATGTTCGGGCGCCTGTGCGAGGCGCTCGGCTTGCAGCAGCTGGTCGGCCAGCCTGGCTACGAATCGGATCCTGCCCGCGTCGAGAACCGGGATGCGGTCAACAAGGCGGTCGGCGATGTGTTCCTCACGCGCACCACGCGGGAGTGGACCGAGCTGCTGATCAAGGTCGGCGTGCCGTGCGGCCCGATCTACAAGGTCAACGAAGTATTCGACGATCCGCAGGTCAAGCATCTGGGCGTCGCGTGGCCGGCCGATGTGCCGGGCAAGGGCGAAGTGTCGTTCGTCGGTACGCCGTTCCGTCTGTCGCGCTACCCGCGCGCGCAGACGCCGCGCCTCGCGCCAGAGCAGGGCGAGCATACGCAGGCGATCCTGAACGAGCTTGGCTACGACGATCAACAGATAGAGCAGTGGCGCTCGGCCTTCGTGGTCTGA
- a CDS encoding RraA family protein, with the protein MTTQDKNVERAAKLDTATLSDALDKLGIVGQCYRIRPRSSDFRTTGRAYTIKYGPPSNPPGTVGDFIDDVPVGSIVVLDNSGREDATVWGDIMTEIAHRRGIAGTVINGVCRDVALCLKLGYPVFSRDHWMRTGKDRVQVEAVNVPVNIGEARVAPGDLLRGDADGVIVIPREHEDAVLEAAETIHNAEEAIREACRGGMRLDEARRQFKYHQLQTKGK; encoded by the coding sequence ATGACGACTCAGGACAAGAACGTCGAGCGCGCTGCAAAGCTCGACACGGCGACCCTTTCCGACGCACTCGACAAGCTCGGCATCGTGGGCCAGTGCTACAGGATCAGGCCCCGCAGCTCGGATTTTCGCACCACCGGCCGCGCCTACACGATCAAATACGGTCCGCCTTCGAACCCGCCGGGCACCGTGGGCGACTTCATCGACGACGTGCCGGTCGGCAGCATTGTCGTGCTCGACAACAGCGGCCGTGAAGACGCCACCGTGTGGGGCGACATCATGACCGAGATCGCGCACCGCCGCGGCATCGCCGGCACAGTGATCAACGGAGTGTGCCGCGACGTCGCGCTGTGCCTGAAGCTCGGCTACCCGGTGTTCAGCCGCGACCACTGGATGCGCACTGGCAAGGACCGCGTGCAGGTCGAAGCCGTGAACGTGCCGGTCAACATCGGTGAGGCGCGTGTCGCGCCGGGAGACCTGCTGCGCGGCGATGCCGACGGTGTGATCGTGATTCCGCGCGAGCATGAGGACGCTGTGCTCGAGGCCGCCGAAACGATTCACAACGCTGAAGAAGCGATCCGCGAGGCCTGCCGTGGCGGCATGCGTCTCGACGAGGCACGCAGGCAGTTCAAGTACCACCAGTTGCAGACCAAGGGGAAGTAA